Proteins from a single region of Streptomyces spinoverrucosus:
- a CDS encoding 2-dehydropantoate 2-reductase has translation MKVAVLGAGAIGAYVGAALHRAGAEVHLIARGPHLAAMRRHGVRVLSPRGDFTAHPHATDDPAEVGPVDYVFLGLKANSYAACGPLIKPLLHDTTAVIAAQNGIPWWYFHRHGGPYDGHRIESVDPDGAVSAVLAPDRAIGCVVYAATELEGPGVVRHLEGTRFSIGEPDRSVSVRCSAFSEAMLAGGLKCPVEPHLRNDIWLKLLGNISFNPISALSRATMRQMCLHGGTRKVIEIMMTETLAVAEALGCEVGVSIERRLAGAEKVGDHRTSTLQDLERGKPLELDVLLAAVVELAEITGVDVPTLRTVHAISDLLALRSAA, from the coding sequence GTGAAAGTCGCAGTCCTCGGCGCCGGTGCGATCGGCGCCTACGTCGGTGCCGCGCTCCACCGCGCGGGAGCCGAAGTGCACCTCATCGCCCGTGGACCGCATCTCGCGGCCATGAGGCGGCACGGAGTACGGGTCCTCAGCCCGCGCGGCGACTTCACCGCGCACCCCCACGCCACCGACGACCCGGCCGAAGTCGGCCCGGTGGACTATGTCTTCCTGGGCCTGAAGGCCAACTCGTACGCGGCGTGCGGGCCGCTGATCAAGCCACTGCTGCACGACACCACGGCGGTGATCGCCGCCCAGAACGGCATCCCGTGGTGGTACTTCCACCGCCACGGCGGCCCCTACGACGGCCACCGCATCGAGAGCGTGGACCCCGACGGCGCGGTCAGTGCGGTGCTCGCGCCCGACCGGGCCATCGGCTGCGTCGTCTACGCGGCCACCGAACTCGAAGGCCCGGGCGTCGTACGGCACCTGGAAGGCACCCGGTTCTCCATCGGCGAGCCGGACCGCAGCGTCTCCGTCAGGTGCTCGGCCTTCAGCGAGGCGATGCTGGCCGGCGGCCTGAAGTGCCCGGTCGAACCGCACCTGCGCAACGACATCTGGCTGAAGCTGCTCGGCAACATCTCCTTCAACCCGATCAGTGCGCTGTCCCGCGCGACCATGCGCCAGATGTGCCTGCACGGCGGCACCCGCAAGGTCATCGAGATCATGATGACCGAGACGCTCGCCGTCGCCGAGGCCCTCGGCTGCGAGGTCGGCGTCTCCATCGAACGCCGCCTCGCCGGCGCCGAAAAGGTCGGCGACCACCGCACCTCCACGCTCCAGGACCTGGAGCGCGGCAAACCGCTCGAACTCGACGTGCTGCTCGCGGCGGTCGTCGAGTTGGCGGAGATCACCGGCGTCGACGTGCCCACCCTGCGCACCGTGCACGCCATCTCGGACCTGCTCGCGCTGAGGAGCGCCGCATGA
- a CDS encoding molybdopterin oxidoreductase family protein, whose translation MRKREPKTYTRLTHPLVRDSRDEPFRPATWQEALDRAARGLERNRDAFGMFSCARATNEMNYVAQKFARVVMGTNNVDSCNRTCHAPSVAGLSAAFGSGGGTSSYEEIEHTDVIVMWGSNARFAHPIFFQHVLRGIRNGARMYAVDPRRTSTAEWAESWLGIDVGTDIPMAHAIGREIIHAGLANEAFIERATTGFEEYKALVEPWTLSLAEKVTGVPAAAIRDLAHAFARAERAQLCWTLGITEHHNGTDNVRALINLSLLTGHVGRYGSGLQPLRGQNNVQGGGDMGAIPNRLPGFQDILDADTRLKFESAWDTVIQPHYGLNLTEMFEAMEEGTLKAVYCIGENPAQSEADSEQAIRRLKALDFLVVQDIFLTKTAELADVVLPATAGWAETDGTTTNSERRVQRVRKAVTPPGEAREDIDIICELAARLGHDWKYADAEAVWNELRSVSPDHYGMTYDRLEERQGIQWPCPSTDRLEPTYLHGRLWESDPARRGRLAPFGLVQHDPPVDLTDDQYPIRLTTGRRLDSYNTGVQSGSFASPLRRGEYVELCPEDAERYGVVVGEEVQVTSRRGSVVAPVWVDPALRPGLAFMTMHFPDEVDTNQLTIEANCPIAGTAEFKASAIRIEKLPVATIVR comes from the coding sequence ATGAGGAAACGCGAACCGAAGACCTACACCAGGCTGACCCACCCCCTCGTCAGGGACTCACGCGACGAGCCGTTCCGCCCGGCGACCTGGCAGGAGGCCCTGGACCGGGCCGCCCGGGGTCTGGAGCGCAACCGAGACGCGTTCGGCATGTTCTCCTGCGCCCGCGCGACCAACGAGATGAACTACGTCGCCCAGAAGTTCGCCCGCGTGGTCATGGGCACCAACAACGTCGACTCCTGCAACCGCACCTGCCACGCCCCGAGTGTCGCGGGCCTGTCCGCCGCGTTCGGCTCCGGCGGCGGTACCTCGTCGTACGAGGAGATCGAGCACACCGACGTCATCGTGATGTGGGGTTCCAACGCCCGCTTCGCCCACCCGATCTTCTTCCAGCACGTGCTGAGGGGGATCAGGAACGGCGCCCGGATGTACGCCGTCGATCCGCGCCGCACCTCCACCGCCGAGTGGGCGGAGAGCTGGCTCGGCATCGACGTCGGCACCGACATCCCGATGGCACACGCGATCGGCCGCGAGATCATCCACGCGGGGCTCGCCAACGAGGCGTTCATCGAACGGGCCACCACCGGCTTCGAGGAGTACAAGGCGCTCGTCGAGCCGTGGACGCTGTCGCTCGCCGAGAAGGTGACGGGCGTACCGGCCGCCGCCATCAGGGACCTGGCCCACGCCTTCGCCCGCGCCGAACGCGCCCAGCTGTGCTGGACCCTCGGCATCACCGAGCACCACAACGGCACCGACAACGTCCGCGCGCTCATCAACCTGTCCCTGCTGACCGGCCACGTCGGCCGCTACGGCTCCGGCCTGCAGCCGCTGCGCGGCCAGAACAACGTGCAGGGCGGCGGCGACATGGGCGCGATCCCCAACCGCCTGCCGGGCTTCCAGGACATCCTCGACGCGGACACCCGGCTGAAGTTCGAGTCGGCCTGGGACACCGTCATCCAGCCGCACTACGGACTGAACCTCACGGAGATGTTCGAGGCGATGGAGGAGGGCACCCTCAAGGCCGTCTACTGCATCGGCGAGAACCCCGCCCAGTCGGAGGCGGACAGCGAACAGGCGATACGGCGGCTGAAGGCCCTCGACTTCCTCGTCGTACAGGACATCTTCCTGACGAAGACCGCCGAACTGGCGGACGTCGTGCTGCCCGCGACCGCCGGATGGGCCGAGACCGACGGCACGACCACCAACAGCGAGCGGCGCGTGCAGCGGGTGCGCAAGGCCGTCACCCCGCCCGGCGAGGCCCGCGAGGACATCGACATCATCTGCGAGCTGGCGGCACGCCTCGGCCACGACTGGAAGTACGCCGACGCCGAGGCCGTCTGGAACGAGCTGCGCTCGGTCTCGCCGGACCACTACGGGATGACGTACGACCGCCTGGAGGAGCGCCAGGGCATCCAGTGGCCGTGCCCGAGCACCGACCGGCTCGAACCCACCTATCTGCACGGCCGGTTGTGGGAGTCGGACCCGGCGAGGCGTGGCCGGCTCGCGCCCTTCGGGCTCGTCCAGCACGACCCGCCCGTCGACCTCACCGACGACCAGTACCCGATCCGGCTCACCACCGGTCGCCGGCTCGACTCCTACAACACCGGTGTGCAGAGCGGCAGTTTCGCCTCCCCGCTCAGGCGCGGCGAGTACGTCGAGCTGTGCCCGGAGGACGCCGAGCGGTACGGGGTCGTGGTGGGCGAGGAGGTGCAGGTGACCTCCCGGCGGGGGTCCGTGGTCGCGCCCGTGTGGGTCGACCCAGCGCTGCGGCCCGGCCTCGCCTTCATGACCATGCACTTTCCCGACGAGGTGGACACCAACCAGCTGACGATCGAGGCGAACTGCCCGATCGCGGGCACGGCGGAGTTCAAGGCGTCGGCGATCCGGATCGAGAAGCTCCCCGTCGCGACCATCGTGAGGTGA
- a CDS encoding NADH-ubiquinone oxidoreductase-F iron-sulfur binding region domain-containing protein yields MDLHFGDSKPTDDERAAVDALLGPPESSWEGADRSDADLRWARGGREARDRRDLLLPGLHAINDRVGWISEGALDYLCRRLTVPPAEAYGVATFYAMFSVKPRPATVLHVCTDLACAAAGAPELCAGIEARLGPGVHVERSPCLGLCERAPAALAIRAGDPVRTAVSAPATVEGAVLAATAPDSAPEEPPAAMAVPQAGGDDLILLRRVGVVDPLSLDDYRAHGGYTALRRAFELGPAGVIREVTDSGLVGRGGAAFPTGRKWQATASQPDHPHYVVCNADESEPGTFKDRVLMEGDPYALIESMTIAAYATGAHQGYLYLRGEYPRALHRLEHAIAQARARGLLGDDVLGQGYAFDIEIRRGAGAYICGEETALFNSIEGYRGEPRSKPPFPVEKGLFGKPTVENNVETLVNVLPILTMGAPAYAAIGTERSTGPKLFCVSGSVERPGIYELPFGATLGELLELAGVRERLRAVLLGGAAGGFVRPDERDIPLTFEGTREAGTTLGSGVVMAFDDTVPLPRLLLRIAEFFRDESCGQCVPCRVGTVRQEEALHRIVARTGAAAADDIALLRDVGRAMRDASICGLGQTAWNAVESAIDRLGAYE; encoded by the coding sequence GTGGACCTGCACTTCGGCGACAGCAAACCGACGGACGACGAACGGGCGGCCGTCGACGCCCTGCTCGGCCCGCCGGAGTCCTCCTGGGAGGGCGCCGACCGCTCCGACGCGGACCTGCGCTGGGCGCGCGGCGGGCGCGAGGCCCGGGACCGCCGCGACCTGCTGTTGCCGGGGCTGCACGCGATCAACGACCGGGTGGGCTGGATCAGCGAGGGCGCCCTGGACTACCTGTGCCGGCGGCTGACCGTGCCGCCGGCGGAGGCGTACGGGGTGGCCACCTTCTACGCGATGTTCTCGGTGAAGCCCCGGCCCGCGACCGTGCTCCACGTGTGCACGGACCTGGCGTGCGCGGCCGCCGGGGCGCCGGAGCTGTGCGCCGGGATCGAGGCCCGGCTCGGCCCCGGCGTCCACGTCGAGCGCAGCCCCTGCCTCGGCCTGTGCGAACGCGCCCCGGCCGCGCTGGCGATCAGGGCCGGGGATCCGGTGCGTACGGCGGTCTCGGCACCGGCGACCGTCGAAGGAGCCGTCCTCGCCGCGACCGCGCCGGACTCCGCGCCCGAGGAGCCCCCGGCGGCGATGGCGGTCCCCCAGGCGGGCGGCGACGACCTGATCCTCCTGCGTCGCGTCGGCGTGGTGGATCCGCTCAGCCTCGACGACTACCGCGCCCACGGCGGCTACACGGCCCTGCGCCGGGCCTTCGAACTCGGCCCCGCCGGAGTCATCCGCGAGGTCACCGACTCCGGCCTGGTCGGGCGTGGCGGCGCCGCCTTCCCCACCGGCCGCAAGTGGCAGGCCACGGCGTCCCAGCCCGACCACCCGCACTACGTCGTCTGCAACGCCGACGAGTCCGAGCCGGGCACCTTCAAGGACCGGGTGCTCATGGAGGGCGACCCGTACGCGCTGATCGAGTCCATGACCATCGCGGCGTATGCCACCGGTGCCCACCAGGGCTATCTCTACCTGCGCGGCGAGTACCCGCGCGCCCTGCACCGCCTGGAACACGCCATCGCCCAGGCACGCGCGCGCGGCCTGCTCGGCGACGACGTCCTGGGGCAGGGCTACGCCTTCGACATCGAGATCCGGCGGGGCGCGGGGGCGTACATCTGCGGCGAGGAGACGGCGCTGTTCAACTCCATCGAGGGCTACCGGGGCGAGCCACGCTCGAAGCCGCCCTTCCCGGTGGAGAAGGGCCTGTTCGGCAAGCCGACGGTCGAGAACAACGTGGAGACCCTGGTCAACGTGCTGCCGATCCTGACCATGGGCGCACCCGCGTACGCGGCGATCGGGACGGAGCGGTCCACCGGTCCGAAGCTGTTCTGCGTGTCCGGGAGCGTGGAGCGGCCGGGAATCTACGAGCTGCCGTTCGGCGCGACGCTGGGTGAGCTGCTGGAGCTGGCGGGTGTGCGCGAGCGCCTGCGCGCGGTCCTGCTCGGCGGCGCGGCGGGCGGCTTCGTACGGCCCGACGAGAGGGACATCCCGCTCACCTTCGAGGGCACCCGCGAGGCCGGCACGACGCTCGGCTCGGGCGTCGTGATGGCCTTCGACGACACCGTGCCGCTGCCCCGGCTGCTGCTGCGCATCGCCGAGTTCTTCCGTGACGAGTCGTGCGGGCAGTGCGTGCCGTGCCGGGTCGGCACCGTGCGGCAGGAGGAGGCGCTGCACCGGATCGTGGCGCGCACCGGTGCCGCTGCCGCGGACGACATCGCGCTGCTCAGGGACGTCGGCCGCGCGATGCGGGACGCCTCGATCTGCGGTCTGGGACAGACCGCCTGGAACGCCGTGGAATCCGCCATCGACCGTCTGGGAGCGTACGAATGA
- a CDS encoding 2Fe-2S iron-sulfur cluster-binding protein, with the protein MTAIPLGVPRRLVEFTIDGQEARVPEGSTILDACRAAGKDVPTLCHGDTLTPKNACRVCVVEVEGSRTLVPACSRRAEPGMTVHTETERARHSRKLVLELLASSVDLSTTPQVAGWIKEYEAKPDRFGPEAARLNEEPRIDNDLYVRDYDKCILCYKCVDACGDQWQNTFAISVAGRGFDARIAVEHDAPLTDSACVYCGNCIEVCPTGALSFKSEFDMREAGTWDESKQTETTTVCAYCGVGCNLTLHVQDNEIVKVTSPHDNPVTHGNLCIKGRFGYQHVQNRG; encoded by the coding sequence ATGACCGCGATACCGCTGGGAGTGCCGCGCCGGCTGGTCGAGTTCACGATCGACGGGCAGGAGGCCAGGGTCCCGGAGGGCTCGACCATCCTCGACGCCTGCCGGGCCGCCGGAAAGGACGTCCCCACCCTCTGCCACGGCGACACCCTCACCCCGAAGAACGCCTGCCGGGTCTGCGTGGTCGAGGTGGAGGGCTCCCGCACCCTGGTCCCGGCCTGCTCCCGCAGGGCGGAACCGGGCATGACCGTCCACACGGAAACGGAACGCGCCCGGCACAGCCGCAAGCTCGTCCTGGAGCTGCTCGCCTCCTCGGTCGACCTGTCGACCACACCCCAGGTCGCCGGGTGGATCAAGGAGTACGAGGCCAAACCGGACCGCTTCGGCCCCGAGGCCGCCCGCCTCAACGAGGAACCCAGGATCGACAACGACCTCTACGTCCGCGACTACGACAAGTGCATCCTCTGTTACAAGTGCGTCGACGCCTGTGGCGACCAGTGGCAGAACACCTTCGCGATCTCGGTCGCAGGCCGGGGTTTCGACGCCCGGATCGCGGTCGAGCACGACGCCCCGCTCACCGACTCGGCGTGCGTGTACTGCGGCAACTGCATCGAGGTCTGTCCGACGGGCGCTCTGTCGTTCAAGTCGGAGTTCGACATGCGGGAGGCGGGTACGTGGGACGAGTCGAAGCAGACGGAGACGACGACGGTGTGTGCCTACTGCGGAGTGGGCTGCAACCTCACGCTCCACGTGCAGGACAATGAGATCGTCAAGGTCACCTCGCCGCACGACAACCCGGTGACCCACGGCAACCTCTGCATCAAGGGCCGTTTCGGCTACCAGCACGTACAGAACCGGGGCTGA
- the fdhD gene encoding formate dehydrogenase accessory sulfurtransferase FdhD yields the protein MGRVTERRKVIRIRDGAVSTRPDTLVAEEPLEIRLNGKPLAITMRTPGDDFALAAGFLVSEGVLAERQDLQNIVYCAGATVDGSNTYNVVDVKTAAGVAIPDITLERNVYTTSSCGLCGKASLDAVRTTARWPIADTPPVRVEPELLASLPDRLRAAQRVFDRTGGLHAAALFTEDGELLDIREDVGRHNAVDKLVGRALQNGDLPLTRTILLVSGRASFELAQKAVMAGIPMLAAVSAPSSLAVDLAHETGLTLVGFLRGSSMNVYAGEDRVALRTAAAQG from the coding sequence ATGGGACGAGTCACGGAACGACGCAAGGTGATCCGCATCCGGGACGGCGCGGTCTCCACCCGCCCGGACACGCTCGTCGCCGAGGAACCCCTGGAGATCCGGCTGAACGGCAAGCCGCTCGCGATCACCATGCGCACCCCCGGCGACGACTTCGCGCTCGCGGCGGGGTTCCTGGTGAGCGAGGGGGTGCTCGCCGAGCGGCAGGATCTGCAGAACATCGTCTACTGCGCGGGCGCCACCGTGGACGGCTCGAACACGTACAACGTGGTGGACGTGAAGACGGCCGCCGGGGTCGCGATCCCCGACATCACCCTCGAACGCAACGTCTACACGACCTCGTCCTGCGGGCTGTGCGGCAAGGCCAGCCTGGACGCGGTGCGCACGACGGCCCGCTGGCCCATCGCCGACACTCCCCCGGTCCGGGTGGAGCCCGAGCTGCTCGCGAGCCTCCCCGACCGGCTCCGCGCGGCCCAGCGGGTCTTCGACCGGACCGGGGGGCTGCACGCGGCGGCGCTGTTCACGGAGGACGGCGAGCTGCTGGACATACGGGAGGACGTGGGCCGGCACAACGCCGTCGACAAGCTGGTCGGCCGCGCCCTGCAGAACGGCGACCTGCCCCTGACCCGGACGATTCTGCTGGTGTCCGGCCGGGCCTCCTTCGAGCTGGCGCAGAAGGCCGTGATGGCGGGCATCCCGATGCTGGCGGCGGTCTCGGCGCCCTCGTCGCTGGCGGTGGACCTGGCCCACGAGACCGGGCTGACCCTGGTGGGCTTCCTGCGGGGCAGCTCCATGAACGTGTACGCGGGCGAGGACCGGGTCGCTCTGCGGACCGCGGCCGCCCAGGGCTGA